In one Candidatus Peribacter riflensis genomic region, the following are encoded:
- a CDS encoding transcriptional regulator TrmB, with the protein MVIAELQALGLQLEEAKVYYALLQLGGSYVSAIARKAGVHRVVCYKILDELVAKGLVSSFLKNGIRHFAIESPLILVRKEQEKLERAEKLLPELLSITNALAYKPKIQYYEGLEGMKNIFEETLTAKGELLGYTNLEDIPKVMPEDFLRDYAKRKIAKGLKTRMLSPHTPRALKYLEKYYPRGFDPNLVEILFVNPREFHFEYEITIYGEKVAILSLNPEERMGLIIESPIYARTQRAVFQLAWLGATSFVAK; encoded by the coding sequence ATGGTCATCGCAGAACTTCAGGCACTCGGCTTACAACTGGAAGAAGCGAAGGTCTACTACGCGCTCCTGCAGCTCGGTGGTTCCTATGTGAGCGCGATTGCGCGCAAGGCAGGCGTGCACCGCGTCGTCTGCTACAAGATTCTGGATGAGCTGGTTGCGAAAGGTTTGGTGAGTTCATTTCTGAAAAACGGGATCCGACACTTCGCCATCGAGAGCCCTCTGATCCTCGTCCGCAAAGAGCAAGAGAAGCTCGAACGCGCCGAGAAGCTTCTGCCTGAACTGCTCTCAATCACCAACGCACTCGCCTATAAGCCAAAGATCCAGTACTACGAGGGGCTGGAAGGCATGAAGAACATCTTCGAGGAAACACTCACGGCCAAGGGCGAATTACTCGGCTACACGAATCTGGAAGACATCCCCAAAGTCATGCCAGAGGACTTTCTGCGTGACTATGCAAAGCGCAAAATCGCGAAAGGACTTAAGACGCGCATGCTCTCGCCCCATACGCCGCGGGCACTCAAGTATCTGGAAAAGTATTACCCGAGAGGATTTGATCCGAATCTGGTCGAAATCCTCTTCGTGAACCCGCGCGAATTCCACTTCGAGTACGAAATCACGATCTACGGCGAGAAGGTGGCGATCCTCTCGCTCAATCCGGAGGAACGCATGGGGCTGATCATCGAGAGTCCGATCTACGCGCGCACGCAGCGTGCGGTTTTTCAGTTGGCGTGGCTCGGAGCCACGAGCTTCGTGGCGAAGTAG
- a CDS encoding Glucocorticoid receptor-like (DNA-binding domain), protein MTIVATLSLMQKTCKNTWCKQPFEITDSDLQFYEEISPVYAGKKELIPSPTLCPECRMQRRQTFRNEHCLYRRVCDLCQKMTISSFGPDVPFPVYCTDCWWSDRWDPLQYGQEFDLSRPFFAQFEELQHRVPQAAALQLNNENCEFNLLLAFSKNAYLCPGSYFVEDCYYLRKSQYCKDCANSNVLNCCELTADSTNCDGCFGAHHLVNCRQCSSSSYLRDCSGVKDCFMCSGIHNRQYCFKNEQRTKEAFEEILRRYQSVSPDDLLQEFAAFDVTVPKRSQIQLNCEGSTGAYLANCRNAIHCSDCFNIEDSKYLFECEGIKDSMDLTSHDKDIELCYEMSSGGEKSYLTRFCYCTISSPRSLYLSSCFYQSDSFGCDGLHTRGQYCILNKQCTKEEYELLVPKIIERMKHDGEYGEFFPIKNSPYAYNESVAQDFFPLTKQDAEKRGWRWREENDEMPKVAKVIPASKLPDSIDEVPDDIVNWAIKCDATGRPFRIIRQELDLYRKMKLPIPHFHPDERHRRIMALKNPRTIWERPCMKCQKPMETTYAPERPEIVYCEECYLKEIY, encoded by the coding sequence ATGACAATTGTTGCTACACTTTCGTTGATGCAGAAGACCTGCAAAAACACGTGGTGCAAGCAGCCCTTCGAGATCACCGACAGTGATCTCCAGTTCTACGAAGAGATTTCTCCGGTCTATGCAGGCAAAAAGGAGCTGATTCCGTCGCCGACTCTGTGTCCGGAGTGCCGGATGCAGCGCAGGCAGACTTTCCGCAATGAACACTGTCTCTACCGGAGAGTGTGCGATCTCTGCCAGAAGATGACCATTTCCTCTTTTGGTCCCGATGTTCCTTTTCCGGTGTATTGCACGGATTGCTGGTGGTCAGACCGCTGGGATCCTCTGCAGTACGGGCAGGAGTTCGACTTGAGCCGTCCCTTCTTTGCTCAATTCGAGGAACTGCAGCACAGGGTGCCGCAGGCCGCTGCTCTTCAACTCAACAATGAAAACTGCGAGTTTAATCTTCTGCTTGCCTTCAGCAAGAACGCCTACCTGTGTCCGGGGAGCTACTTCGTCGAAGACTGCTACTACCTCCGCAAGAGCCAGTACTGCAAAGATTGCGCCAACTCCAATGTACTCAACTGCTGCGAGCTGACTGCGGATAGTACCAATTGCGACGGCTGCTTCGGCGCGCACCACCTCGTGAATTGCCGCCAGTGTTCCTCCAGTAGTTACCTGAGGGATTGTTCGGGCGTGAAAGACTGCTTCATGTGCAGCGGCATCCATAACCGGCAGTACTGTTTCAAGAACGAGCAGAGGACGAAAGAAGCGTTCGAAGAGATCCTCCGGCGCTATCAGTCTGTTTCTCCGGATGATCTTCTGCAGGAGTTTGCTGCCTTCGACGTGACCGTCCCCAAGCGCTCTCAAATCCAGCTCAACTGCGAAGGATCCACGGGTGCGTACCTCGCCAATTGCCGCAATGCCATCCACTGCTCCGACTGTTTCAACATTGAGGACTCCAAATATCTCTTTGAGTGCGAAGGCATAAAGGATTCCATGGACTTGACCTCGCACGACAAGGATATCGAGCTCTGTTACGAGATGTCTTCGGGCGGCGAAAAGAGCTATCTGACGCGTTTCTGCTACTGTACCATCTCCTCCCCGCGTTCCCTTTACTTAAGCTCCTGCTTCTACCAATCCGACAGTTTCGGATGCGACGGACTGCACACGCGCGGCCAGTATTGCATTCTCAACAAACAGTGCACGAAGGAGGAATATGAGCTGCTGGTGCCGAAGATCATTGAGCGGATGAAGCACGATGGTGAATACGGTGAATTCTTCCCCATAAAAAATAGTCCCTATGCCTACAACGAATCCGTCGCCCAGGATTTCTTCCCTCTCACAAAGCAGGATGCGGAGAAGAGGGGATGGCGATGGCGCGAGGAGAACGACGAGATGCCGAAGGTTGCGAAGGTGATTCCCGCATCCAAACTGCCGGATTCCATTGATGAAGTTCCCGACGACATCGTGAACTGGGCCATCAAGTGCGACGCCACCGGCCGTCCCTTCAGGATCATCAGACAGGAGCTGGACCTCTATCGAAAGATGAAACTCCCGATTCCCCACTTCCATCCCGACGAGCGGCATCGAAGGATCATGGCACTCAAGAATCCGCGGACAATCTGGGAACGACCGTGCATGAAGTGCCAGAAACCTATGGAAACGACGTATGCTCCCGAGCGGCCCGAAATCGTGTACTGTGAGGAGTGCTATTTGAAAGAGATCTATTGA
- a CDS encoding Glucocorticoid receptor-like (DNA-binding domain), whose product MEVVQKSCSQCGTPFEVTQDDLALLDKLSPVFGGKKFSIPPPTLCPDCRQQRRLFWRNERSLYRRTCDLCKKSIISMYPAGSAFPVYCTECWWSDKNDPLTYGRAVDFNRPFFAQVKELQNAVPRMALNVVNNENSDFINHSGSNKNCYLIFAAEFNEDCLYGYQVIKSTGCVDTVDCTESHYCFEVTDVDKCHSLSFSQNCTNCSSSAFLFDCKGCTECLLSTNLRNKRNVIRNREYPQEEYLRLKKEIMDRVAGGGLAEVLREFSALKEQSIHRAREVVSCDNVTGDYLKDSKNIRHCFDVSYGEDCSYIFTGFQIKDLMDVCHTTDAELGYDSLSLGYGSYNALFTHGSWGSKNLLYCDIIQTGSDMCGCVCMKPGRYCVLNRQYTQKEYGELVPRVIELMRKNGEWGEFFPAGVAPFAYNETTAHMFFPLTPSEARKRGFPWKEEKQEQLSVSRTIPAEKLPASIDDVPDDILNWAVTCEATGRPFKIVRQELDLYRRMKLPVPHFHPDERHRQRMALRNPRRLWSRSCMKCRKPVETTYAPERPEIVYCEECYLQEVY is encoded by the coding sequence GTGGAGGTCGTGCAGAAGTCCTGTTCACAGTGCGGCACTCCCTTCGAGGTCACGCAGGATGACCTTGCCCTTCTCGACAAGCTCTCTCCCGTCTTCGGGGGCAAAAAATTTTCCATTCCTCCTCCGACTCTCTGCCCCGACTGCCGGCAGCAGCGCCGGCTTTTCTGGAGGAACGAGCGCAGTCTGTATCGCAGGACGTGCGATCTATGTAAGAAATCCATCATTTCGATGTACCCTGCCGGTTCGGCGTTTCCCGTCTACTGCACGGAGTGCTGGTGGTCCGACAAAAACGATCCGCTCACGTACGGTCGCGCAGTAGATTTTAACCGTCCGTTCTTTGCTCAGGTCAAAGAGCTCCAGAATGCCGTGCCACGCATGGCGCTCAACGTGGTGAATAACGAGAATTCCGATTTCATCAATCACTCCGGCAGTAACAAGAACTGCTACCTGATCTTTGCTGCGGAATTTAACGAGGATTGTCTGTATGGGTATCAGGTCATCAAATCCACCGGATGCGTGGACACCGTGGATTGCACCGAATCGCACTACTGCTTCGAGGTGACCGATGTCGACAAGTGCCACTCGCTCTCCTTCTCACAAAATTGCACGAATTGTTCCTCTTCCGCCTTCCTCTTCGATTGCAAAGGCTGCACCGAGTGTCTGCTCTCCACCAATCTGCGCAATAAGCGAAATGTCATCCGCAACCGGGAGTATCCGCAGGAGGAATATCTGCGCCTGAAGAAGGAAATCATGGATCGCGTGGCGGGCGGGGGACTCGCGGAGGTGCTGCGGGAGTTTTCCGCCCTCAAAGAGCAGAGTATCCACCGTGCGCGCGAGGTGGTGAGCTGTGACAACGTGACGGGGGATTACCTCAAGGATTCCAAGAACATCCGTCACTGCTTCGATGTCTCATACGGAGAGGATTGCTCCTACATCTTCACGGGATTTCAGATCAAAGACCTCATGGATGTGTGCCACACGACGGATGCCGAGCTCGGGTACGACTCCCTGAGCCTCGGGTACGGCTCCTACAACGCACTCTTCACACACGGGTCATGGGGGTCGAAGAACCTGCTCTACTGCGACATCATTCAGACAGGATCGGACATGTGCGGGTGCGTGTGTATGAAGCCCGGCAGGTACTGCGTGCTCAACAGGCAGTACACGCAGAAGGAATACGGGGAGCTTGTCCCCCGGGTGATCGAGCTCATGAGGAAGAACGGTGAGTGGGGTGAGTTCTTTCCGGCTGGTGTCGCTCCGTTCGCCTATAACGAGACGACGGCGCACATGTTCTTCCCGCTCACGCCGTCCGAAGCCCGAAAGAGGGGATTTCCGTGGAAGGAAGAGAAGCAGGAGCAGCTTTCGGTAAGCAGGACGATTCCGGCTGAGAAACTGCCGGCCTCCATCGACGATGTTCCCGATGACATTCTCAACTGGGCGGTCACCTGCGAGGCAACGGGACGTCCGTTCAAGATCGTGAGGCAGGAGCTGGATCTGTATCGCAGGATGAAGCTTCCCGTCCCGCACTTCCATCCCGATGAACGCCACCGTCAGCGCATGGCGCTTCGTAATCCCCGCCGCCTCTGGAGCCGCAGCTGCATGAAGTGTCGGAAGCCTGTCGAAACCACGTACGCGCCGGAAAGACCGGAGATCGTGTACTGTGAGGAGTGTTACTTACAAGAGGTCTATTAG
- a CDS encoding peptidase M23 family protein → MIFSPLPGTPTVTQGFGQNKEIYQQYGWLGHNGFDFGVPEDTKIFAPHDGVVTVKDDGATGYGKYVVIDGPTRRSVLAHCSQVTVKNGQPISQGDPVALSGNTGSSTGPHLHWTFKLLKNGVVQNKENGYDGAMDCSEVTRLWQQQNLHQHAQFTPAAQPYLSMTFAANQVIKNTTGA, encoded by the coding sequence GTGATTTTCTCTCCGCTCCCCGGTACGCCCACCGTCACGCAGGGTTTCGGTCAGAATAAAGAGATCTACCAGCAGTACGGCTGGCTCGGTCACAACGGGTTCGATTTCGGTGTGCCCGAGGACACGAAGATCTTCGCGCCGCATGACGGTGTTGTAACGGTGAAGGATGACGGGGCGACAGGCTACGGCAAGTACGTGGTCATCGACGGCCCCACGCGCCGCAGCGTCCTTGCCCACTGCTCACAGGTCACCGTGAAGAACGGGCAGCCCATCTCGCAGGGCGATCCGGTCGCGTTGAGCGGCAATACCGGCAGCTCCACCGGCCCGCACCTGCACTGGACATTCAAGCTCCTCAAGAACGGCGTCGTCCAGAACAAAGAGAACGGCTACGATGGGGCGATGGACTGCTCTGAAGTGACCAGGCTCTGGCAACAGCAGAACCTGCACCAGCATGCGCAATTCACGCCGGCTGCGCAGCCGTACCTCTCCATGACCTTTGCGGCGAATCAGGTCATTAAGAACACGACGGGCGCCTAG
- a CDS encoding Putative multidrug transporter EmrE, protein MAIALRTAHSLSTKHLKLIPKQRMIYLLVLGILISETIALSFLKEYSMHPNVLYYALGLLFYVFVTLFLVKSFQYEGVGVVNVLWSAFSIMFVVAAGIVVFKEKIHALELLGVVMVLGGVSLIRIFE, encoded by the coding sequence ATGGCAATTGCCCTGAGAACTGCGCATTCCCTCAGTACGAAACACCTCAAACTCATACCCAAACAGCGCATGATTTACCTCCTCGTGCTCGGCATCCTCATCTCTGAAACGATCGCCCTGAGTTTCCTCAAAGAGTACTCGATGCATCCGAATGTGCTGTATTACGCCCTCGGACTCCTCTTCTACGTCTTCGTGACATTGTTCCTCGTGAAGTCGTTCCAGTACGAAGGAGTGGGCGTGGTGAACGTGCTGTGGTCCGCCTTCTCCATCATGTTCGTCGTCGCTGCGGGCATCGTCGTCTTCAAAGAAAAAATCCATGCGCTGGAATTGCTCGGCGTCGTCATGGTCCTCGGCGGCGTGTCGCTGATACGGATATTTGAGTGA
- a CDS encoding deoxycytidine triphosphate deaminase — MILSDKDIRQAIASGRVKITSARGDLGRHIHASSMDLHLGSVFKIYEHSKFAVLDPKKPESFHGNMRTIEVKEGDPFIVQPGEFILGVTEETITVPDDLVVRVEGRSSLGRLGIIIHSTAGFVDPGFSGTITLEISNLNRLPVALYPGMRVCQLAFEVMTSPAEQPYNVKPFSKYQGQSLPEESRLMMDPEFTKA, encoded by the coding sequence ATGATTCTCTCGGATAAGGACATCAGGCAGGCCATTGCATCCGGCCGCGTGAAGATCACATCGGCGCGCGGTGATCTGGGCCGGCACATCCATGCCTCCTCGATGGATCTGCACCTGGGCTCTGTTTTCAAGATCTACGAGCACAGCAAGTTTGCCGTTTTGGACCCCAAGAAGCCCGAGAGCTTTCACGGCAACATGCGGACGATCGAGGTTAAAGAGGGTGATCCGTTCATCGTGCAGCCGGGCGAATTCATCCTCGGCGTGACGGAAGAGACCATCACCGTGCCTGATGATCTGGTGGTGCGTGTGGAGGGTCGCAGTTCCTTAGGGAGACTCGGTATCATTATCCACTCCACGGCGGGGTTCGTGGATCCCGGCTTCTCGGGCACGATCACGCTCGAGATCAGCAACTTAAACCGCCTTCCCGTAGCGCTCTACCCGGGCATGCGCGTGTGCCAGCTGGCATTCGAGGTCATGACGAGTCCGGCCGAGCAGCCCTACAACGTGAAGCCATTTAGTAAGTACCAGGGGCAGAGTCTGCCCGAAGAAAGCAGACTCATGATGGATCCGGAGTTTACGAAGGCATAG
- a CDS encoding putative DNA polymerase III subunit gamma /tau: protein MALYRTYRPLAFVDVVGQDHIVTTLEQAVMQDKLSHAYLFAGSRGTGKTSVARILAKHIMTHGIPDGPLKQQIIKGIEEGSLVDLLEIDAASNRSIDDVRDLIEKIQFSPVVAAAKVYIIDEAHMLTKDAFNALLKTLEEPPEYAHFILATTELHKIPSTIQSRCQTFPFRPIEEEDIVRRLQYIADQEHITVDREALRLVARHVEGGLRDAISLLDQMRSLPKITVQDVEQRIGVSGHEHIERVVDAIQRNDPPALLDAVQALEEAGVPLDLFLRSLLTLIRSELHHAIAEKKPITEHMHALDILLEAVRDLRLAPVPGLVVEAALLALCAPAGKERGRAEILPAKAAEKVEKKKSKEEETAAAQAPKKEEESALSGAEIEAPEVTLETMTASWEQIVEETAPASVRMSLKNGELQTVAGLKVTVGFTSAFHRDKVAATDASRTVEEIMHKIFRRSLKLECVLEKDREKDGTKENVVNLADAAAEVF from the coding sequence ATGGCTCTCTACCGAACGTATCGGCCACTCGCCTTCGTGGATGTCGTGGGACAGGACCACATCGTGACGACCCTCGAGCAGGCCGTGATGCAAGACAAACTCTCGCATGCCTACCTCTTTGCAGGGAGCCGCGGCACAGGCAAGACTTCGGTGGCGCGCATCCTCGCCAAGCACATCATGACGCACGGCATTCCCGATGGGCCGCTCAAGCAGCAGATCATCAAGGGTATCGAGGAAGGGTCTCTCGTGGATCTGCTCGAGATCGACGCGGCGTCGAACCGCAGCATCGATGACGTGCGTGATCTGATCGAGAAAATCCAGTTCTCCCCTGTCGTCGCCGCCGCAAAGGTCTACATCATCGACGAGGCGCACATGCTCACCAAAGACGCATTCAATGCGCTCCTGAAGACCCTTGAGGAACCGCCGGAGTATGCGCACTTCATCCTCGCCACGACGGAGCTGCACAAGATCCCCTCGACCATCCAGAGCCGCTGCCAGACCTTCCCCTTCCGCCCCATCGAAGAGGAGGACATCGTCCGGCGGCTGCAGTACATCGCCGATCAGGAACACATCACCGTAGACCGCGAAGCCCTGCGGCTGGTTGCCCGGCACGTGGAAGGGGGCTTAAGGGACGCGATCTCGCTCTTAGACCAGATGCGCTCCCTCCCCAAGATCACTGTGCAGGATGTGGAGCAGCGCATCGGTGTCTCCGGCCACGAACACATCGAGCGCGTCGTCGATGCGATTCAGCGCAATGATCCGCCGGCGCTTCTCGATGCCGTCCAGGCGCTGGAGGAAGCCGGCGTTCCGCTCGATCTCTTCCTCCGCTCCCTGCTCACCCTCATCCGCTCGGAGCTGCATCACGCCATCGCGGAGAAAAAGCCGATCACAGAGCACATGCACGCGCTCGATATCCTGCTGGAAGCCGTGCGTGACCTGCGGCTGGCACCCGTTCCGGGGCTCGTGGTCGAAGCCGCCCTCCTCGCGCTCTGCGCTCCAGCAGGAAAGGAACGCGGCAGGGCAGAGATCCTGCCGGCGAAAGCAGCGGAGAAGGTGGAGAAGAAAAAATCCAAAGAAGAAGAGACTGCAGCAGCCCAAGCCCCCAAGAAAGAGGAGGAATCGGCTCTGTCTGGGGCGGAGATCGAGGCGCCGGAAGTCACACTCGAAACCATGACGGCCTCGTGGGAGCAGATTGTGGAAGAAACAGCGCCCGCATCGGTGCGCATGTCGCTCAAGAACGGTGAATTGCAGACCGTCGCGGGGCTGAAAGTCACCGTAGGATTCACCTCGGCATTCCACCGCGACAAAGTGGCGGCCACCGACGCGAGCCGCACCGTCGAAGAAATCATGCATAAGATCTTCAGGCGATCACTGAAACTGGAATGCGTGCTCGAGAAGGACCGTGAGAAGGACGGCACGAAGGAGAACGTCGTGAATCTCGCCGACGCGGCAGCGGAAGTCTTTTAG
- a CDS encoding 5-formyltetrahydrofolate cyclo-ligase: MSHISEQKTELRAAILERIQYMNEQARTAESRSIARRILEELPTDSVICAFFPMKTEPDIRLLLTEIITRGQELFLPTFDGHALVMRRTYDLAHLITSDYGIPEPASDAEKLDAHTPVIALIPGRAFAADGGRLGRGNGGYDRWIASHRSQNDQSRYYGVAFDCQIVSAVPMEEHDVPLDGYISARGFTLAQK, encoded by the coding sequence ATGTCCCATATCTCCGAGCAAAAAACCGAGCTCCGCGCCGCCATCCTGGAACGCATTCAGTACATGAATGAACAGGCACGTACGGCCGAGAGCCGCTCCATCGCCCGCCGCATACTCGAAGAACTGCCGACGGACAGTGTGATTTGCGCGTTCTTCCCCATGAAAACAGAGCCCGACATCCGCCTCCTTCTCACGGAAATCATCACACGGGGTCAGGAGTTGTTCTTGCCCACATTCGACGGACACGCACTCGTCATGCGCCGGACATACGACCTGGCACACCTCATCACAAGCGACTATGGAATTCCAGAACCTGCCAGTGACGCGGAAAAGTTGGATGCGCATACCCCTGTCATTGCGCTCATTCCCGGTCGCGCATTCGCCGCAGACGGAGGACGGTTGGGCCGCGGCAACGGCGGCTACGACCGGTGGATCGCGTCTCATCGCAGCCAGAATGACCAGTCGCGCTACTACGGAGTAGCCTTTGACTGCCAGATCGTGAGTGCCGTTCCAATGGAGGAACACGACGTTCCGCTCGATGGATACATTTCTGCGCGTGGATTCACACTGGCACAGAAGTAA
- a CDS encoding glycine hydroxymethyltransferase, giving the protein MTYLPALKKTDPQIRDLIVAEEKRQWSKIRLIPSENYASAAVLEASGSVLTNIYSEGYPGKRYYEGQQNTDQIETLAIERAKAAFGVDHANVQPYSGSPANMAVYAAVLQPGDTIMGLALAQGGHLTHGWKVNFSGKLYHSAPYELDPQTERLNYDQIWKLAKEAKPKLIVAGYTAYPRIIEWNRFREICDDVGAIFHADISHITGLILGGAHPSPFPMADTGITTSHKSLRGPRGAMMMCKAQYAQAIDKAIMPGLQGGPHNQTTAAIAVAFKEASQPAFKEYAAQIVKNAKALADQLNKHGFRLISGGTDNHLILFETFKSKGILGRDASRALDRAGMVANCNLVPFDTQTPMNPSGVRIGTPSVTSRGMKEAEMVKIGNWINEVLTHSKDESVLDRIAGEIAELTQSFPCPGINPQNWSEDGGVPSSDVKKQVALAH; this is encoded by the coding sequence ATGACGTACCTCCCCGCACTCAAGAAGACGGACCCGCAAATCCGCGACCTCATTGTCGCTGAGGAAAAGCGTCAGTGGTCGAAGATCCGCCTCATCCCTTCCGAGAACTACGCATCCGCCGCGGTGTTGGAAGCCTCGGGGAGCGTGCTCACGAACATCTACTCTGAAGGGTACCCGGGCAAGCGGTACTACGAAGGCCAGCAGAACACCGATCAGATTGAGACACTCGCCATCGAACGGGCAAAGGCAGCCTTCGGAGTGGATCATGCCAACGTGCAGCCGTACTCGGGCAGCCCGGCGAACATGGCGGTGTATGCGGCCGTGCTGCAGCCGGGGGACACGATCATGGGGCTCGCACTCGCGCAGGGCGGACACCTGACGCACGGGTGGAAGGTGAATTTCTCGGGCAAGCTCTATCACTCCGCGCCCTACGAGCTCGACCCGCAGACGGAGCGGCTCAATTACGACCAGATCTGGAAACTGGCGAAGGAGGCGAAGCCCAAGCTCATCGTTGCCGGCTACACCGCGTATCCGCGCATCATCGAATGGAACCGGTTCCGCGAGATCTGCGACGACGTGGGTGCCATTTTCCACGCCGACATTTCACACATCACGGGGCTCATCCTGGGTGGCGCGCACCCGTCACCGTTCCCCATGGCCGACACGGGCATCACCACCTCGCACAAGTCACTCCGCGGCCCGCGCGGCGCGATGATGATGTGCAAGGCCCAGTACGCCCAGGCCATCGACAAGGCCATCATGCCGGGCCTGCAGGGCGGACCCCACAATCAGACGACGGCTGCAATCGCCGTGGCCTTCAAGGAAGCAAGCCAGCCCGCCTTCAAGGAGTACGCCGCGCAAATCGTGAAGAATGCCAAAGCCCTCGCCGACCAGCTCAATAAACATGGCTTCAGACTGATCAGTGGCGGAACCGATAACCACCTGATCCTCTTCGAAACCTTCAAGAGCAAGGGCATCCTCGGCCGCGATGCTTCCCGCGCCTTAGACCGCGCGGGCATGGTCGCCAACTGCAACCTGGTGCCCTTCGACACGCAGACCCCCATGAACCCCTCGGGCGTGCGCATCGGCACCCCGTCCGTCACCTCACGCGGGATGAAGGAGGCCGAAATGGTGAAGATTGGCAACTGGATCAACGAGGTGCTCACCCATTCCAAGGACGAATCTGTCTTGGACCGCATCGCCGGCGAGATCGCCGAGCTCACACAGAGCTTCCCCTGCCCCGGTATCAACCCGCAGAATTGGTCTGAGGACGGGGGTGTCCCTTCGTCAGACGTGAAAAAGCAGGTTGCCCTGGCGCACTAG
- a CDS encoding MscS mechanosensitive ion channel, with translation MFCQLLRSWPRTILLCTLLLASVPAVAQSDIQRDVSRLQWRFDSLLKAKTPQAVDPIQQNIEAERAAIRSEFEKEFQKTIKDLEQNRTEPADLVQALDRQRTIVDAISQRIDEAKADLALLENEESYYKDIQKSGTGSLPSDQILLTKSYPELLAKKAIMEERLAVLHAFQKTQNDRLNTLKQEEQVRDIGVLFNILTYLAIFFVVFWVERLVRNLLLNHIRYRRLRYATTKVFTFVVYITLSFWFVQRIFSEHPGLSTIIALVGAAMIIVMQDVIKGAVGWFSLKNSVSIGQRVAIGDMVGDVIDVGMLYTTLIVSRSGNDDPMGQVGNIVRVPNQKILTDPFVNFHSTSDFENVEIPIRLRQLEQSEKAKSILEDILEKETGDFATQAQRQMDRRMRGYYVSQISPAARVYMEVTAEGGVEFRLCFPAPIGRRRAVITQITQEILRQFGEAHIELPAPKA, from the coding sequence ATGTTCTGTCAGCTCCTCCGTTCCTGGCCCCGCACCATTCTGTTGTGCACGTTACTCCTTGCGAGTGTGCCAGCCGTCGCCCAGAGCGACATTCAGAGAGACGTTTCGCGACTGCAGTGGCGTTTCGACAGCCTGCTCAAGGCAAAAACTCCCCAGGCCGTCGATCCCATTCAACAGAACATCGAAGCGGAGCGCGCCGCGATTCGGTCAGAATTTGAAAAAGAATTTCAAAAGACCATTAAAGACCTGGAGCAGAACCGGACAGAACCCGCAGATCTCGTGCAGGCTCTCGACCGGCAGCGCACGATCGTTGATGCCATCAGTCAGCGCATCGACGAGGCAAAGGCGGATCTCGCGCTGCTGGAGAATGAAGAATCTTACTACAAAGATATCCAGAAGAGCGGCACCGGCTCACTGCCATCGGATCAGATCCTGCTGACCAAATCCTACCCGGAACTCCTGGCCAAGAAGGCCATTATGGAGGAACGCCTCGCTGTACTGCACGCATTCCAGAAAACCCAGAACGACCGGCTGAATACCCTGAAGCAGGAAGAGCAGGTCCGGGATATCGGCGTGCTCTTCAATATCCTCACGTACCTTGCCATATTCTTCGTGGTCTTCTGGGTAGAGCGCCTCGTCAGAAACCTCCTGCTGAATCATATCCGCTACCGACGCCTGCGCTACGCCACCACAAAGGTCTTCACTTTCGTCGTGTACATCACGCTCAGCTTCTGGTTCGTCCAACGCATCTTCTCTGAGCATCCGGGCCTCTCGACCATCATCGCCCTTGTAGGCGCCGCCATGATCATTGTCATGCAGGACGTCATCAAAGGCGCCGTCGGGTGGTTCAGCCTGAAGAATTCCGTCTCCATCGGTCAGCGCGTGGCCATCGGAGATATGGTGGGTGATGTGATCGACGTGGGCATGTTGTACACCACCCTCATCGTTTCCCGCTCGGGCAATGACGATCCCATGGGCCAGGTGGGCAACATCGTCCGCGTCCCCAACCAGAAGATCCTCACGGATCCGTTCGTGAACTTCCACTCCACTTCGGACTTCGAGAACGTTGAGATCCCTATTCGCCTGCGCCAACTGGAGCAGAGCGAGAAGGCGAAGAGCATTCTGGAGGACATTCTGGAAAAGGAGACGGGTGACTTCGCCACCCAGGCCCAGCGCCAGATGGATCGCCGCATGCGCGGGTACTACGTCTCGCAGATCTCCCCTGCCGCGCGCGTCTACATGGAAGTCACCGCAGAAGGAGGAGTCGAATTCCGCCTGTGTTTCCCCGCCCCCATCGGCAGGCGCCGCGCAGTGATCACACAGATCACGCAGGAGATCCTCAGACAATTCGGGGAGGCGCACATCGAACTCCCGGCACCGAAGGCCTGA